Proteins encoded within one genomic window of Saccharopolyspora pogona:
- a CDS encoding nitrilase-related carbon-nitrogen hydrolase: protein MRPVRIISRLVDREPPRSGAGIRVSLFQGENPAGSPTAKAENLARMEEVLALAAAYESQLCAFPECFNTGYALGREQCELLAEPYDGQSVQLARKLSKLHEVAVVLPYVERAESGALHDSVAIAADGELIANYRKTHLYGAAERVNFTAGEEIPPVVEVNGFPVGLLNCYECEFPPLYQSLVRRGARLIVGPTAADRHFTLQDGTPTLVPYPDATEHIIPAMAAVWRVFVAYANRRGWEVSERGQWEYRGNSGIWAPNGTAVVSAGPEERAVDSLLVADCVPHTVPPFSPEGDHLGDSRIEPSDHLLPAG, encoded by the coding sequence ATGCGTCCCGTCAGAATCATCAGCAGGTTGGTCGACCGCGAACCACCACGGTCCGGTGCTGGAATCCGGGTTTCGCTCTTCCAGGGCGAGAACCCGGCGGGTTCACCGACCGCGAAGGCGGAGAACCTCGCCAGGATGGAGGAAGTTCTGGCCCTGGCGGCCGCCTACGAGAGCCAGCTCTGCGCGTTCCCCGAGTGCTTCAACACCGGCTACGCGCTCGGGCGGGAGCAGTGCGAACTGCTGGCGGAGCCGTACGACGGCCAGTCCGTCCAACTCGCCCGGAAGCTGTCCAAGCTGCACGAAGTCGCAGTCGTCCTGCCCTACGTGGAACGGGCGGAAAGCGGTGCCTTGCACGATTCGGTGGCCATTGCCGCCGACGGCGAGCTCATCGCCAACTACCGCAAGACGCACCTGTACGGCGCCGCCGAACGCGTGAACTTCACCGCTGGCGAAGAGATTCCTCCGGTGGTCGAGGTGAACGGATTCCCGGTCGGCTTGCTCAACTGCTACGAGTGCGAGTTCCCGCCGCTCTACCAGAGCCTGGTCCGGCGCGGTGCGCGGTTGATCGTCGGTCCCACGGCTGCTGACCGGCACTTCACACTCCAGGACGGGACTCCGACGCTGGTCCCCTACCCCGATGCCACCGAGCACATCATCCCCGCGATGGCGGCCGTGTGGCGGGTGTTCGTCGCCTACGCCAATCGGCGGGGCTGGGAGGTGTCGGAACGCGGACAGTGGGAGTACCGCGGCAATTCCGGCATCTGGGCGCCGAACGGTACCGCGGTGGTGAGCGCCGGCCCCGAGGAGCGAGCGGTGGACTCGTTGCTGGTGGCCGACTGCGTGCCGCACACCGTGCCGCCGTTCAGCCCGGAAGGGGATCACCTGGGCGATTCGCGCATCGAGCCATCGGACCACCTGCTGCCCGCAGGCTGA
- a CDS encoding acetyl-CoA carboxylase, with translation MSTVDAQLPGVFYRRPSPDEDPFIEPGSVVRPGQTLGLIEVMKTFNEVKADRACRVSKILLDDGDEVDVGQTMFEVDEP, from the coding sequence ATGTCTACAGTGGATGCTCAGCTGCCGGGGGTCTTCTACCGGCGACCGTCGCCCGACGAGGACCCGTTCATCGAACCTGGCAGCGTTGTCCGGCCGGGCCAGACGCTGGGGCTCATCGAGGTGATGAAGACGTTCAACGAGGTCAAGGCGGACCGGGCCTGCCGGGTCAGCAAGATCCTGCTCGACGATGGCGACGAGGTGGACGTCGGCCAGACGATGTTCGAGGTCGATGAGCCATGA
- the sbnA gene encoding 2,3-diaminopropionate biosynthesis protein SbnA has protein sequence MAVDTLTESVAESVFECVGNTPVVALNRLFPEPDVEVIAKLELMNPGGSMKDRSARHIVECGLREGSIRPGSHLVESSSGNFGIALAIAARIHDLRFTCVLDPKAAPANVAILRHLGAEVDVVTEPDEMGGYLHTRIRRVQEIVAGSPGAIWINQYANDRNWEAHYHGTGAELAEQLIRPPSYLFGAVSTTGSLLGCSRRLRESFPDLRVAAVDAVGSVIFGGPAGPRDVPGIGASRVPELFAPAEIDDVVHVNDFETAVGCRDLLAAEGIFAGGSTGAVIAAIRRTLPGLPRPCRVVAIFPDRGDRYLDLIYDEDWFAAARQRCTN, from the coding sequence GTGGCTGTCGACACCCTGACCGAATCCGTCGCCGAGTCCGTGTTCGAGTGCGTGGGCAACACGCCCGTAGTCGCGCTGAACCGGCTGTTCCCCGAACCCGATGTCGAGGTGATCGCGAAGCTTGAGCTGATGAATCCCGGCGGAAGCATGAAAGACCGCTCCGCGCGGCACATCGTCGAATGTGGACTGCGCGAAGGGTCCATCCGCCCGGGAAGTCACCTGGTGGAGAGCAGTTCCGGCAACTTCGGGATCGCGCTGGCGATCGCCGCGCGCATCCACGACCTGCGATTCACCTGCGTGCTCGACCCCAAGGCCGCCCCGGCCAACGTCGCGATCCTGCGGCACCTCGGGGCCGAGGTCGACGTGGTGACCGAACCGGACGAGATGGGCGGCTACCTGCACACCCGGATCCGCCGGGTGCAGGAGATCGTGGCGGGCTCGCCGGGGGCGATCTGGATCAACCAGTACGCCAACGACCGGAACTGGGAGGCCCACTACCACGGCACCGGCGCCGAACTCGCCGAGCAGCTGATCCGACCGCCGTCGTACCTGTTCGGCGCGGTCAGCACCACTGGCAGCCTGCTCGGTTGCTCCCGGCGGCTGCGGGAGAGCTTCCCGGACCTGCGGGTGGCCGCGGTCGACGCCGTGGGATCGGTGATCTTCGGTGGCCCGGCCGGGCCGCGCGACGTGCCGGGCATCGGGGCCAGCCGGGTCCCGGAGCTGTTCGCCCCAGCGGAGATCGACGACGTGGTGCACGTCAACGACTTCGAAACGGCGGTGGGCTGCCGCGACCTGCTGGCCGCAGAGGGCATCTTCGCCGGCGGCTCGACAGGGGCGGTGATCGCGGCGATCCGGCGCACGCTGCCCGGGCTGCCGCGCCCGTGCCGGGTGGTCGCGATCTTCCCGGACCGCGGCGACCGCTACCTAGACCTGATTTACGACGAAGACTGGTTCGCCGCCGCCAGGCAGCGCTGCACGAACTGA
- the sbnB gene encoding 2,3-diaminopropionate biosynthesis protein SbnB, which produces MSTEESPKMLYLSRSDIAAVGGAEAELYVQALRAGLIAHAEGKTVQPLKPYLRAAGKHIADRIIAMPAHVGEPGLSGIKWIGSKHDNPIRRGRERASAVIVLNDPESNYPVAVLEGSMISAWRTAGVTCLAARHLARSGFTDVALVGCGVIGRTQIAALLQQFGHIESVHLYDKQAEAAHALAEQISGAHPAVKARVAGTAEDAVRAGDLVVPCTVTSQPYLPFSWIKRGALLCNVSIMDVHKEVFLNADKVVVDDWEQCNREKKIINQLVLEGSFSREQLHAELGEILAGTKPGRTDDDEIILLNPMGMAVEDIACAGAVYERAKSRGIGTWLDLY; this is translated from the coding sequence GTGTCCACTGAGGAATCCCCGAAGATGCTCTACCTGAGCCGCAGCGACATCGCGGCGGTCGGTGGTGCTGAGGCCGAGCTGTACGTGCAGGCGTTGCGCGCGGGACTGATCGCGCACGCCGAGGGCAAGACGGTGCAGCCGCTCAAGCCTTACCTGCGAGCTGCTGGCAAGCACATCGCCGACCGGATCATCGCGATGCCCGCGCACGTCGGCGAACCCGGGCTGTCCGGGATCAAGTGGATCGGCAGCAAGCACGACAACCCGATCCGGCGCGGCCGGGAACGGGCCAGCGCGGTCATCGTGCTCAACGACCCGGAGAGCAACTACCCGGTGGCCGTGCTGGAAGGCAGCATGATCAGCGCCTGGCGGACCGCCGGGGTGACCTGCCTGGCGGCCCGGCACCTGGCGCGCAGCGGGTTCACCGACGTCGCGCTGGTGGGCTGCGGGGTGATCGGTCGCACCCAGATCGCCGCGCTGCTGCAGCAGTTCGGGCACATCGAGTCGGTCCACCTCTACGACAAGCAGGCGGAGGCGGCGCACGCGCTGGCCGAGCAGATCAGTGGTGCCCACCCGGCGGTCAAGGCGCGGGTCGCCGGCACCGCGGAGGACGCCGTGCGGGCCGGTGATCTCGTCGTGCCGTGCACCGTCACCAGCCAGCCCTACCTCCCGTTCAGCTGGATCAAGCGGGGTGCACTGTTGTGCAACGTGTCCATCATGGACGTTCACAAGGAGGTATTCCTCAACGCCGACAAGGTCGTCGTGGACGACTGGGAGCAGTGCAACCGGGAGAAGAAGATCATCAACCAGCTGGTGCTGGAAGGCTCGTTCTCTCGCGAGCAGCTGCACGCCGAGCTCGGCGAGATCCTGGCCGGAACCAAGCCCGGGCGCACCGACGACGACGAGATCATCCTCCTCAACCCGATGGGCATGGCGGTCGAGGACATCGCCTGCGCCGGTGCGGTGTACGAGCGGGCGAAGAGCCGGGGCATCGGGACCTGGCTGGATCTGTACTGA
- a CDS encoding 5-oxoprolinase subunit C family protein, with the protein MSFLIVRSGGLSTTVQDTGRDGRYAIGMPPSGAVDQYSFAVANLLVGNPDGAAVLEATYLGPELEFTDSRTVAVTGADSGVTINGEPAPPWQALRVSAGDVLAVQQVRAGARPYVAVGGGIDVPPYLGSRSTYMLTGIGGFQGRALISGDQLPLGEPGPAPAAGTEVPEELRPDFPAATELRFVVGLCAYRLTGRALESFLSTEWKVTKDADRVGYRLRGGSLEFVEREQPFGAGSDQANVVDLGYPVGSVQVPGGDEPIVLLNDAVTGGGYATIGTVISVDRDRLAQTRTGGRVHFVPVDVEAAMAARQERRARLEKARAAVAPA; encoded by the coding sequence GTGAGCTTCCTGATCGTGCGCTCGGGCGGCTTGTCCACGACCGTCCAGGACACCGGTCGAGACGGGCGGTACGCCATCGGAATGCCGCCGTCGGGGGCCGTGGACCAGTACTCCTTCGCGGTGGCCAACCTGCTCGTCGGCAACCCGGACGGGGCTGCTGTCCTGGAAGCGACGTACCTCGGACCCGAACTGGAATTCACCGACTCGCGCACCGTCGCGGTGACCGGCGCGGACAGCGGCGTCACGATCAACGGGGAACCCGCCCCACCTTGGCAGGCGCTGCGGGTATCGGCAGGTGACGTGCTGGCGGTCCAACAGGTCCGCGCTGGTGCCCGTCCGTACGTCGCAGTGGGCGGCGGTATCGACGTGCCTCCCTACCTGGGCTCGCGCTCGACCTACATGCTCACCGGTATCGGGGGTTTCCAGGGGCGTGCGCTGATCAGCGGCGACCAGCTGCCGCTCGGTGAGCCCGGACCGGCCCCGGCGGCCGGCACCGAGGTGCCCGAGGAGCTGCGCCCAGATTTCCCGGCGGCGACCGAACTCCGGTTCGTCGTCGGGCTGTGCGCCTACCGGTTGACCGGGCGGGCGCTGGAATCGTTCCTCAGCACGGAGTGGAAGGTCACCAAGGACGCCGACCGGGTCGGGTACCGGCTGCGCGGCGGATCGCTGGAGTTCGTCGAACGGGAGCAGCCGTTCGGTGCGGGCAGCGACCAGGCCAACGTCGTCGACCTCGGCTACCCGGTCGGCTCGGTGCAGGTTCCCGGCGGCGACGAGCCGATCGTCCTGCTCAACGACGCGGTCACCGGCGGTGGGTACGCGACCATCGGCACGGTGATTTCGGTGGACCGGGACCGCTTGGCGCAGACCAGGACCGGGGGGCGGGTGCATTTCGTGCCGGTGGACGTCGAGGCGGCGATGGCTGCCCGACAGGAGCGGCGTGCACGTCTGGAGAAGGCGCGGGCGGCGGTCGCACCCGCTTAG
- a CDS encoding 5-oxoprolinase subunit B family protein, translated as MEVQLPPARYEFGGDEFVFVELDREMSLEANLKAMAITGALRRENIDGVIDICPSNASYLVRLNPDRLHPAELVEELRRLEHTAGELPDDHAVRTRIVDVPVLFDDPWTRETLLKFRDRHQDPDATDLEYAARINGFTDVRALVEAITAAPFLVTMLGFVPGLPFCYQMVPRDRQIQVPKYVRPRTDTPERAFGYGGAFAVVYPVRGAGGYQLFGIAPAPVFDLAQRLPDFADDIAFPRPSDVLRYRAIDRDEYDRTRSEVEVGHFRYRIREVELVPAELLADPDAVNGRLLEVLYR; from the coding sequence ATGGAGGTTCAGCTGCCGCCGGCGCGCTACGAGTTCGGCGGCGACGAGTTCGTCTTCGTCGAGCTCGACCGAGAGATGAGCCTGGAAGCCAACCTCAAGGCGATGGCGATCACCGGTGCGCTGCGCCGCGAGAACATCGACGGAGTCATCGACATCTGCCCGTCCAACGCCTCGTACCTGGTGCGGTTGAACCCCGATCGCCTGCACCCGGCCGAACTGGTCGAAGAACTGCGCAGATTGGAGCACACGGCCGGCGAGCTGCCGGACGACCATGCGGTGCGAACCCGCATCGTCGACGTGCCGGTGCTCTTCGACGATCCGTGGACCCGCGAAACCCTGCTGAAGTTCCGCGACCGGCACCAGGATCCGGACGCCACGGACCTCGAATACGCCGCCCGCATCAACGGTTTCACCGATGTCCGGGCGTTGGTCGAGGCGATCACCGCGGCACCATTCCTGGTCACCATGCTCGGTTTCGTCCCGGGACTGCCGTTCTGCTACCAGATGGTGCCGCGCGACCGGCAGATCCAGGTGCCGAAGTACGTGCGTCCGCGGACCGACACGCCGGAGCGGGCATTCGGCTACGGCGGGGCTTTCGCCGTGGTCTACCCGGTGCGCGGGGCCGGCGGGTACCAGCTCTTCGGGATAGCTCCCGCTCCGGTGTTCGACCTCGCGCAGCGGCTGCCGGACTTCGCCGACGACATCGCGTTCCCGCGACCCAGCGACGTCCTGCGGTACCGGGCGATCGATCGGGACGAATACGACCGCACCCGTTCGGAAGTGGAGGTCGGGCACTTCCGCTACCGGATCCGCGAGGTGGAGCTGGTTCCGGCGGAACTGCTCGCCGACCCGGACGCGGTGAACGGCCGGCTCTTGGAGGTGTTGTACCGGTGA
- a CDS encoding glutamate decarboxylase, whose product MSALANAAEEPLCSSTQLRRGIPDFGMDADAALNAVAGRLRGGCRPERNLATFLTTSIEPEAQQLYRAYLNYNLVDREQYPAMDELLRECVRIIGALWHGDSRRVVGSATTGSSEAALLAGVSLLRSWQERTRGELSRPNLVMGAGAHACWKKFCRHWGVEARIAPAMAGRLALDGTAAADLCDKGTIGVIGILGSTLDGRYEPIAEIAAELDRLDQQRGIDVPMHVDAASGGFIAPFLDTELCWDFRIPRVVSINASGHKSGMVPPGLGWLLWCDRGRRRPELGIRINYLGSDDTHYELSFSRSAAPVVLQYYNFVRFGFAGFRAVHARSRSLARQLAARLHDTGRFRLLGDGSELPVVALTAEPPIKLRRLAMHLADCGWAVPVYTLPSEPDVVETMRIVVRSDFTLEAVEDFMAAVEEFVSTVN is encoded by the coding sequence ATGTCGGCTCTGGCGAACGCGGCCGAGGAACCGTTATGTTCCTCGACGCAACTTCGGCGCGGGATCCCGGATTTCGGAATGGACGCGGATGCAGCGCTGAATGCCGTGGCGGGCAGGTTGCGCGGCGGCTGCCGTCCGGAGCGGAACCTCGCGACCTTCCTCACCACATCGATCGAACCGGAGGCCCAGCAGCTCTACCGCGCCTACCTGAACTACAACCTGGTCGACCGCGAGCAGTACCCGGCGATGGACGAACTGCTGCGCGAATGCGTGCGAATCATCGGCGCGCTGTGGCACGGGGATTCGCGACGAGTGGTCGGCAGCGCCACCACGGGGTCCAGTGAGGCCGCTCTGCTGGCCGGGGTCTCGTTGCTGCGGAGCTGGCAGGAACGCACCAGGGGCGAGCTGTCCCGCCCGAACCTCGTCATGGGTGCCGGCGCGCACGCCTGCTGGAAGAAGTTCTGCCGCCATTGGGGAGTCGAGGCCCGGATCGCCCCGGCCATGGCCGGTCGGCTGGCCCTCGACGGCACTGCGGCCGCGGACCTGTGCGATAAAGGCACCATCGGCGTGATCGGCATCCTGGGGTCCACTTTGGATGGTCGTTACGAGCCGATCGCCGAGATCGCGGCCGAGCTGGACAGGCTCGACCAACAGCGCGGGATCGACGTGCCCATGCACGTCGACGCCGCATCCGGCGGATTCATCGCACCGTTCCTGGACACCGAGCTCTGCTGGGACTTCCGCATCCCGCGGGTGGTTTCGATCAATGCCTCCGGCCACAAGTCGGGCATGGTCCCGCCGGGCTTGGGTTGGCTGCTGTGGTGCGACCGGGGCCGGCGCCGCCCCGAACTGGGGATTCGGATCAACTACCTCGGCAGCGACGACACCCACTACGAGCTGAGCTTCTCCAGGTCGGCAGCGCCCGTGGTCCTTCAGTACTACAACTTCGTTCGCTTCGGATTCGCCGGTTTCCGCGCCGTGCACGCGCGTTCGAGGTCGCTGGCGCGGCAGCTGGCCGCCCGCCTGCACGACACCGGGCGGTTCCGGCTGCTTGGTGACGGCAGCGAGCTGCCGGTGGTGGCACTGACCGCGGAGCCGCCGATCAAGTTGCGGCGGTTGGCGATGCACCTGGCCGACTGCGGCTGGGCGGTGCCGGTCTACACGCTTCCATCGGAACCGGACGTCGTCGAAACGATGCGCATCGTCGTCCGCAGCGATTTCACGCTAGAGGCGGTCGAGGATTTCATGGCCGCTGTTGAAGAGTTCGTCTCCACTGTGAATTGA
- a CDS encoding YVTN family beta-propeller repeat protein gives MQIRTALLAVVGIVGLAAAGCSGPELDSAVFADTPKAVLAPPQVNVLPGMPPLLDQGDVYAAARPGHLSEAMNGVRNLVYVPNSLDGTVSVIDPNTFKVVDTFPGGEEPQHVVPSYDLKTLYVTADKVPAGTLTPIDPKTGKPGTPLPIQDPYNLYFTPDGRSAIVVAEYYKRLDFYDPHTWQPQGELHVPDCAGVNHMDFTADGKLALVTCEFANKMIVLDVAGRRQVRTFELDRVPDGMPQDSRLAPDGRTFYVADMMAGGVYLFDGAANQQIGFVPTGKGAHGIYFSRDSRRAFVANRGEGSVAVLDTTTHQPIGKWHIPGGGSPDMGGVSADGKQLWLSGRYHNEVYVFDTDTGQLLARIRVGAGPHGLTYMPQPGRYSLGHTSNLR, from the coding sequence ATGCAGATCAGGACAGCGCTCCTAGCGGTGGTCGGCATCGTGGGGCTGGCGGCGGCGGGATGCAGCGGCCCAGAACTGGACAGCGCGGTCTTCGCCGACACGCCCAAGGCGGTTCTGGCACCACCGCAGGTCAACGTCCTGCCGGGTATGCCACCCCTGCTCGACCAGGGTGATGTCTACGCGGCAGCCCGTCCCGGCCACCTGTCGGAAGCGATGAACGGCGTGCGCAACCTGGTGTACGTGCCCAACAGCCTGGACGGCACGGTCTCGGTGATCGACCCGAACACCTTCAAGGTCGTGGACACCTTTCCCGGGGGCGAGGAACCGCAACATGTGGTTCCGTCCTACGACCTGAAGACGCTCTACGTCACCGCGGACAAGGTGCCGGCCGGGACGCTCACCCCGATCGACCCGAAGACCGGCAAGCCCGGCACCCCGTTGCCGATCCAGGACCCGTACAACCTGTACTTCACCCCGGACGGCCGCTCAGCGATCGTCGTCGCCGAGTATTACAAGCGCCTGGACTTCTACGATCCGCACACCTGGCAGCCGCAGGGCGAGCTGCACGTCCCGGACTGCGCCGGGGTCAACCACATGGACTTCACCGCCGACGGCAAGCTCGCGCTGGTGACGTGCGAGTTCGCCAACAAGATGATCGTGCTCGACGTCGCCGGCCGCCGGCAGGTGCGCACCTTCGAGCTCGACCGCGTGCCCGACGGGATGCCGCAGGACAGCCGGCTCGCGCCGGACGGCAGGACGTTCTACGTGGCCGACATGATGGCCGGCGGCGTGTACCTGTTCGACGGTGCGGCGAACCAGCAGATCGGCTTCGTGCCCACCGGCAAGGGCGCGCACGGGATCTACTTCTCCCGCGATTCGCGGCGGGCGTTCGTCGCCAACCGCGGGGAGGGCAGCGTGGCGGTCCTGGACACCACGACCCACCAGCCCATCGGCAAGTGGCACATCCCCGGCGGCGGAAGCCCGGACATGGGCGGGGTTTCCGCGGACGGCAAGCAGCTGTGGTTGTCCGGCCGGTACCACAACGAGGTCTACGTGTTCGACACCGACACGGGCCAACTCCTGGCCCGCATTCGAGTCGGCGCCGGTCCGCATGGCCTGACCTACATGCCGCAGCCAGGCCGGTACTCCCTCGGGCACACCAGCAACCTCCGCTGA
- a CDS encoding acetyl-CoA carboxylase biotin carboxylase subunit, whose amino-acid sequence MTGLRRVLVANRGEIAVRIIRACHAADIEAVAVYSDADEHARWVQMADDAVHIGRSAARKSYLDPDALLKAARSTDVDAVHPGYGFLSENAAFARAIDEADLVFIGPPPAVLEQMGDKAAARRAAEAAGVPVVPGSGPITDPADAPRAALELGFPLLLKAAAGGGGRGIRPVRDAEELLDVLPGAQAEARSAFRDATIYLERAVPNARHVEVQVLADAQGNVVHLFERDCSVQRRRQKLLEEAPAPALRETTRQTITSAAVRLAEHVGYRNAGTVEFLVDSDENFYFIEMNARVQVEHPITEAITGVDVVAEQLRIAGGAPLTLDQDSIECRGAAIELRINAEDPARAFAPTPGDVTALQLPGGPGVRVDTGISQGDRISPFYDSLIAKLICWGTDRQQAYARARQALAEFHVEGVASTVALHRRLTSNAELADGPVHTMWLEQVLADD is encoded by the coding sequence ATGACCGGGCTGCGGCGAGTGCTGGTGGCCAACCGCGGCGAGATCGCCGTTCGGATCATCCGCGCGTGCCACGCGGCGGACATCGAAGCGGTGGCGGTCTACTCCGATGCCGACGAGCACGCGCGGTGGGTGCAGATGGCCGACGATGCAGTGCACATCGGCCGGTCCGCCGCGCGGAAGTCCTACTTGGACCCGGATGCGCTGCTCAAGGCGGCGCGGTCCACCGACGTGGACGCGGTCCACCCGGGCTACGGATTCCTGTCGGAGAACGCCGCTTTCGCCCGGGCGATCGATGAGGCCGACCTGGTGTTCATCGGGCCGCCCCCGGCGGTCCTGGAGCAGATGGGCGACAAGGCGGCCGCGCGGCGCGCCGCTGAGGCCGCTGGCGTCCCGGTGGTGCCCGGCAGCGGCCCGATCACCGATCCGGCGGACGCGCCGCGGGCGGCTCTGGAGCTCGGGTTCCCGCTGCTGCTCAAAGCAGCCGCGGGTGGGGGAGGCCGGGGGATCCGGCCGGTCCGCGATGCCGAAGAACTGCTGGACGTGCTGCCCGGAGCCCAGGCAGAGGCGCGTTCGGCGTTCCGGGACGCGACGATCTACCTCGAGCGCGCGGTCCCCAACGCGCGGCACGTGGAGGTGCAGGTGCTCGCCGACGCGCAGGGGAACGTGGTGCACCTCTTCGAAAGGGACTGCTCGGTGCAGCGGCGTCGGCAGAAGCTCCTCGAGGAGGCGCCCGCACCGGCCCTGCGCGAGACGACCCGGCAAACCATCACCTCGGCGGCGGTGCGACTGGCCGAGCACGTCGGTTACCGGAACGCCGGCACCGTGGAGTTCCTGGTCGACAGCGATGAGAACTTCTACTTCATCGAGATGAACGCGCGCGTCCAGGTCGAGCACCCGATCACCGAGGCGATCACCGGCGTGGACGTCGTCGCGGAGCAGCTGCGAATCGCCGGTGGCGCCCCACTCACGCTGGATCAGGACTCGATCGAGTGCCGGGGTGCCGCCATCGAGCTGCGCATCAACGCCGAAGACCCGGCCCGCGCCTTCGCCCCAACGCCTGGCGATGTAACCGCACTTCAGCTGCCCGGCGGCCCGGGTGTGCGGGTGGACACGGGTATTTCGCAAGGGGACCGGATCAGCCCGTTCTACGATTCGCTCATCGCGAAGCTCATCTGCTGGGGAACGGACCGCCAGCAGGCCTACGCCAGGGCGCGGCAGGCGCTCGCCGAGTTCCACGTCGAAGGTGTCGCTAGCACGGTGGCACTGCACCGCCGACTGACCAGCAACGCGGAACTCGCCGACGGCCCGGTCCACACCATGTGGCTGGAACAGGTTCTCGCCGACGACTGA
- a CDS encoding LamB/YcsF family protein has protein sequence MVREAFAGLDYDESGHIIIEPDPGAKSPQRCGDQAVAVLRGEVTSVAGTPIAVDADTICLHRDRPNAVEIAEAIRDRFASEGVRLAAMAEVADARS, from the coding sequence ATGGTGCGGGAGGCGTTCGCCGGCCTGGACTACGACGAATCCGGGCACATCATCATCGAGCCGGATCCCGGGGCCAAGTCCCCGCAGCGCTGCGGGGACCAGGCGGTGGCGGTGCTCCGCGGCGAAGTGACCTCCGTCGCGGGCACGCCCATCGCGGTCGATGCCGACACGATCTGCCTGCACCGTGACCGACCGAATGCGGTGGAGATCGCGGAGGCGATCCGCGATCGGTTCGCCTCCGAGGGGGTGCGCCTGGCTGCGATGGCCGAGGTCGCGGACGCGCGGTCCTGA
- a CDS encoding response regulator transcription factor, protein MARSHDRALDRAITALLHEAVEHSRAMRQVLHQVGQLAALRIELTRPDENDGFPKIAANGHVLSPLTKREREVLDQLVRGRSNREIARSLGISERTVKNHLRNIFTKLGVGDRTSAVVKALGSNS, encoded by the coding sequence ATGGCCCGTTCCCACGACCGGGCGCTAGACCGGGCGATAACCGCTCTGCTGCACGAGGCCGTTGAGCATTCACGCGCGATGCGCCAGGTCCTGCACCAGGTCGGTCAGCTTGCTGCGCTCCGGATCGAGCTGACCCGACCAGACGAGAACGATGGTTTTCCCAAAATCGCTGCGAACGGCCACGTGCTGTCCCCGCTGACCAAGCGGGAACGGGAGGTGCTCGACCAACTCGTTCGCGGCCGCTCCAACAGGGAGATCGCACGATCGCTGGGCATATCGGAGCGCACGGTCAAGAACCACCTCCGCAACATCTTCACCAAGCTGGGCGTGGGCGATCGAACTTCAGCGGTCGTGAAAGCCCTGGGGAGCAACAGCTAG